The Nitrospiraceae bacterium genome includes a window with the following:
- the rpsU gene encoding 30S ribosomal protein S21: MEIKVFNNNVEKALKVAKKKLAGEGLFRELKRRRYYEKPSVRRKAKEREAQRRRQKWLAKRRSD, encoded by the coding sequence ATGGAAATTAAGGTCTTCAATAATAACGTTGAGAAAGCGCTCAAGGTCGCCAAGAAAAAGTTGGCAGGTGAAGGACTGTTCCGCGAACTTAAGCGACGCCGGTATTACGAAAAGCCCAGCGTTCGCCGGAAAGCCAAGGAGCGGGAAGCTCAACGTCGTCGGCAGAAGTGGTTGGCGAAGCGTCGGTCGGACTAG